In the Triticum aestivum cultivar Chinese Spring chromosome 2B, IWGSC CS RefSeq v2.1, whole genome shotgun sequence genome, TAAGAGTTACATCATCAATAAAAAAAGATACAATATCCTCCATAGGCTCCTCACACCAATCCCTAGTCTCTGAAAATTTTCACTAGTATAGCAAGTTCATGAGCAACTTTATTTGcttccctattacaatgttcaaacctAGTAACAGAAAAATCACATGCCATAAAATAGCAATTGTCGAACACTGCTGTTGCCGCACCCGCTGATTGTCCTCCATTTTTCATTGTGTCAATCATTTCCATATTATCAGAGTTGACAATAAGGCGATTGCAACCAACCTTCTGTGCAAGGATTAAGCCAAACCTTAGAGCTATGCTTCTGCTGTTAATACGTCAACACACCAATCAATCCTTCAATTTCCGCCAACAATGAACCTTCCTTTGTCATCTCTGAGGACAGCCCCTGCCGTGCTCCTAAGCAGATCGTGATCAAAGGAAGCATCAACATTTAGTTTCACAAAACCCATAGGAGGTCTGCTCCATCCCCTTATTTTACTGGTTGCCTTAGAGGAGTGTGCATTAACATAGTTCGCCGTTATGGCACGAGCCCCCATCGAAGTTTGATGTGCATCTTGAGACTTTCCTTCATGAACCAGTTTACGTCTATCCCACCATAGATACCAAGTTGTTATAGCAATCAATTCACGTACGTTCTGGAGTCCCAATACAAATAATTCTTGGTCTGGCATAAGTAGTAACAATTCAAGAACTGCCTCTCCCGCCCGATCGACACTACAAGCTCTATTGATCACCTCATACAATCCTAACTTGTTCCAAACCTCTTTCGCCTTCTGACACAGAAACAAGACGTGTTTTGTGTCTTCTGGACCATTTGAGCATGATGGGCAGATGGGCGAAATTTTCATGTGTCTATTAGCGAGCGTAACACGGCATGGGAGAGTTCCATGCAATGTATGTCAGATGAATTTTTTTACCTTTGCCGGACAAGATAGTTTCGAGATCTTACCCAGATAGGATTAGCATTGGTTCTACCCATACCATTTGTATATTGCAATTTCCTCCCATGTTGGTTCCATTCCTCCGAATAAGCTGATCGAACAGTGAACAAGCCATTTTTTTGTATAACTTCAAGCAATGAAATCCGACATATCATGCATCGGAAGGGGAATCGCGAGCATCCTTTGAGCGTCAATTGGCCACAAAGTTTGTCTCACCAAGTCTTCATCCCAACAATTCATGATTGGGTCAATAAGGTCAGACACCTTTGACAAAAGATGCCTCCTTCTAGGAGTAATAATTTTCCTACTACCTTTGACAAAAGATGCCTCCTTCTAGGAGTAATAATTTTCCTACTTGCACAATTCGGGATCCATGCATCTTCCCAAATATCAATCTTTTGTCCATTTCCAACTCGCCAGATGTAACCATTCCTTAGGGAATTAACTCCTTCCATAATGCTTTGCCAGGTAAAAGATGAACCCTTCTTTAGATTTGCACTCATTAAATCACCATCTGGGAAGTATTTTGCTCTGAAGATTGTAGCACATAATGATTCTGGATTATCAAGCAAACGCCACGCCTGTTTGGCTAGCAAAGCCAGATTGAAACAATGTATATCTCGGAAGCCCATGCCTCCTTGGTCTTTTGGGACACACATCTTCCACCACGTCATCCAATGCATCCTCTTCTGATTGTCCTCGTCACCCCACCAAAATTGTGACATTGCGTCAATGATTCCTTTGCaaatttttttaggaattttaaagacggacatAACATAAGTTGGGATAGCTTGTACAACAACTTTGAGGAGAACTTCCTTTCCTCCAACGGATAACAATTTTTTTTCCATCCACTAATTTTTGTAAAAATGCAATCAATTAGGAATTGGAAACACTCAGAGGGTGcttgatacgttttagtcccatgactaaaagtagtgagactaaaacttgctagcctcactcatgcttggatacaaatactaaatagactaaaatgagttaatgagcatttattatccttcaaaccctccaatctcgaactcgcatgtgttaaaggagaggagttaaatgaggagagaggggactaatccacattttagtagggttcccctgactaaatttttttagtctcaagactagttctagcctctctttagtcagggatGATTGAAattttagcctctaaaagagactagttttagtcagactaaaaatagtccctcgGATCCAAGCATGGCCTCACTTTTGTCCATACCCACATTTACAGGCAAACTCAAATATTTGTCATTGAGAGCTTCAGTCGTAATATCCAGAATTGTGCAAATTTGCGCCTTGTCTTCCACTTTTGTGTTGGGACTAAAGAAAATACTCGACTTTTCAACGCTCACCATTTGCCCCGAGGCAACACAATAAGAATCCAAAATTGATTTCAGCGCCTCAGCATTCATAGCATTTGCTTTTATAAGGATCAAAGAATCATCGGCGAAGAGAAGGTTTGAGATCGAGGGGGCATCTCTACAAACCTTAACTCCAGAAATATTACCATTCTCCTCCGCATTAGCTAGAAGAGCCGTCAGCCCCTCTGTACATAGCAAGAATAAATATGGAGAGAGAGGATCTTCCTGCCTTAAACCTCTAGTAGGTTTAAAACTCTCAGTCTCTTTAGTATTAAAGCGAACCCGGTACTCCATCGAAGATACACATTGCATAATTAGATTTACCCAGTTCTCTTGGAATCCCAATTTCAACATAATTTCCTTCAGAAAAGACCACTCTACCCGGTCGTACGCTTTGTGCATATCCAATTTGATGGCACACATACCCTCTTTAACATTCCTTTTTTTCTTTATTGTATGGAAACACTCGTACTCCACTAAAATGTTATATGTAACATTCTTCCGGGTACAAATGCACTCTGAGTCGTGCTGATAATATCTGAGCCGCAATCATTTTTGAAATATACTTTTCTCTTTAAGTAATataaagcgccccttttcgaaAAAGAACTACTACTAGTTTTTACGTTGAACTATGTACTGTCCTATCAGAAACGAGGCTCCGATCACATCCGCCTGCCCTGTCAAGTACCTGGGAATCTCTCATCACACGTACTACCAGACCATTGTGCGCAGTGACTGGACTCGAACCGAACGCGCTATCTTGTTAAATTAGGATGACAAGATAACAACAGTTTACTTGGATCCTCTTACGATAGGCCTAGACTCATAAGCTCCAGCTCCAATACCTAAATCCTTATCGCTAATCGCATCACCTACCTAAGATAACACCCGTTGTAAACCAGCGAAAGATCTTTTTTGCTTGCCGAGTGGAACCCGTCCCAATCCGGCAAGAGGGGGGCGGGCATTCCCTGGGGCCTGCGCGCGCATAGTGCACGTCCACCTCCCGATCCGACCGCTGATCGAGACCGATCCGACGGAGCGGAGTGTGGCGGCGTAGGATTCGGCACACGCACACTCGCTCGCTTTAGACTTTCGGCGCCGCGTGAACGAACAAAATCGTTTGCGCGTGAACGGATCAGAAAGCTGGCACTTGGTCGATCGTCAGCATCGGGAAGAACGTCTGCGGCGTGAACAAGCGCAAGAACACTGCAAAGTAACGAAGAAACCCAAGCAGCAGAAGTGATCCTGGACATAGAAACAAAAGCTGAACATATGTATGGCTGTGTACATGTGGTATGATCTCAACTGATCCCGGAGCGAGCAAGAAGCAGCAGAGCAAACTAATTAAACAGGCACGTACGTGTCGGGAGAAGAGAAGCTACTGCATGCGCACGGAAGAATGGCAAGCTGTAAGCTACGTGGAGGCGGGTCGCTAAGCGCCTGCGTGTGCGCCCGGCGCCGGAGGCGCCTCGACCGGGCGGCGGCCGCAGCGGCACGGGCTGGAGGCGAAGAGGGAGAGCCAGGCGAGGACGGGCGTGCCGAGGAGGACCAGCCCCGCGGGCACCATCCAGAGCCGCGCGTGCGCCGGGTGGAACGCCAGCGCCCACCACACCAGCAGCGCCGCGCCTCCCAGACCGACCGCCACCAGGCTCGCGGCCGTGGCGGCCACGGacgagaacgacgacgacgacgacgacgccacctTCGCCGTGGCCGCGGGCTTCGGTGGCCCCGCACCCGCCTCCATGGAAGGTTACGTACGCGCCTGGCACCGCCCGGCCGTCGTCAATAGATCGAGTCCAAGTGTTGCGCGCATATATACCCGcctggcgtggcgtggcgtggctgGAAGCTGCACCGGCGGCGGTGTGCAGAATAGTCCCGTCAAATATGCATGTGCGCTACTACTCCTCTCTACTGCTTCGCGCTTATGCACTTCTGTAGACCGCACGTACGCCAGTATATATTACCGTCCGTCGGTCGTCGTTCCGAATTGTTCCTTTCTACAACAGCGATCTACTTTCCGGCCTTCACAAAGCAGCCAAAGGCAACAACAGcagagaaggaaaaagaaaagaaaattgccGCGCGTCAAAGTCACCGTCGCCCGTCACGTTCTACACGTTTGAAGACGTGCGGAAAGTGTTGCGCGGGGGGAGAAGATATTCCACGAtgcggtgcacgcacgcacacaAGGCGATCTCCTCGTTCATCCGTATCGACGCTGGAACAAGGCGCGGACGTTGACGGGCGACGCAtcggcggcgccgccgtcgacgaTCCTGCCGGCGACGATGAAGTTGACGGCCTCGGTCGGGTGGAACGCGTCCCAGAACACGTACTTGGAGCGGTCCTCGCACAGGGTGGCGGAGCTCGAGTTGGCGACGCCGATGCAGAGGAACGGCGGGAAGCTGCCGCCGCAGCAAGGGTCCAGCGCCTCCTCGAAACCTACGTGCGCATGACCAAGTTTCAGTCCACGGAATGCGAACCCGCCTGCAGTACGCAAGAAAGAAAATCCTACTACCGTATTGACTGTGCTGCCGAATGATCTCCATGACGATGCCGTGGGTGTTGGTGTAGACAAACGCGCTCTCCGGGCCCATCTCCTGGTTCAGCCTGCCGATCATCCTCTTCAGCCTCTTGTTGTAGCCTTCGCAGAGCTTGTTCACAGCTGCGGAACACTCCCCGGCAGGGATGAACTCCAGGGCGCGGACGTACGGTATGCAGCCCAGCGGCCCGACGTCGGCGATGACAAATTTCCTAGCCCCGAGTTCGTTCAGCCGCTTCGTTTTGGAAGCGAGTTGCAAGATGGTAAGCTCAGAATGGGAGCAAACCAAAGAAAATTACAGTACTACTCACTAGCTAGGAACACTGTGAGTTAGGGGTGAGTGGCACCTTCAGATGAAATGCCAACTTGGAAACCAAGGCGTCCTGAAAATCTGCAGGATCAGGCTTCTGTCGTCCGAAGAATGGCACTGAAGGTGAGAGGTACTCCAAAATGTCATTGGATCCAGCAGCCACCGTGATGAGCGCCTCCCCCAAGAAGTCGGCCGCGGCTTTCTCCCCAATGGTCGCCAGTATCTGAGCTCTGGTCTTCTCAAAGTAGCTGATTTGCTGTCCGAGTGGCACCCTTCCGATCTGCCAACCCAACCACATTTTCA is a window encoding:
- the LOC123046242 gene encoding GDSL esterase/lipase At5g41890; this encodes MAVLLRHCCPSLFTAVILLLFCPSPASPHAFFIFGDSLVDAGNNDYLVTLSKANTPPYGVDFSFSGGKPTGRFTNGRTIADVIGEALGQESFAPPYLAPNSSAEVINSGTNYASGSSGIFDETGSFYIGRVPLGQQISYFEKTRAQILATIGEKAAADFLGEALITVAAGSNDILEYLSPSVPFFGRQKPDPADFQDALVSKLAFHLKRLNELGARKFVIADVGPLGCIPYVRALEFIPAGECSAAVNKLCEGYNKRLKRMIGRLNQEMGPESAFVYTNTHGIVMEIIRQHSQYGFEEALDPCCGGSFPPFLCIGVANSSSATLCEDRSKYVFWDAFHPTEAVNFIVAGRIVDGGAADASPVNVRALFQRRYG